The following coding sequences lie in one Treponema sp. OMZ 790 genomic window:
- a CDS encoding L-threonylcarbamoyladenylate synthase produces MVILKEDPKSLESAASVLKNGEIIIIPTDTVYGFSGIIPSTKEKIIKIKKRDAAKSFIGLIEKPQDIYKYTDRLIPQSVLNLWPGPLSIIVPDREGGGTSAFRCPDDNWLRNLIKKTGFPIYSTSVNYSGLPVLSNIKDIISEFEDKVSLIIDGGEQKGLSSTIVDLTDKEPRILRQGALHLVF; encoded by the coding sequence ATGGTTATTTTAAAAGAAGATCCTAAATCTTTAGAATCGGCTGCCTCCGTCTTAAAAAATGGCGAAATTATTATAATTCCGACCGATACGGTGTACGGTTTTTCGGGTATTATTCCTTCCACAAAAGAAAAGATTATCAAAATAAAAAAGCGGGATGCTGCAAAAAGTTTTATAGGACTTATCGAAAAACCTCAAGACATTTATAAATATACGGATAGGCTCATTCCTCAATCCGTATTAAATCTTTGGCCGGGGCCCTTGAGTATAATAGTACCGGATAGGGAAGGGGGTGGTACTTCTGCTTTTAGATGCCCTGACGACAACTGGCTCAGAAATCTGATAAAAAAGACCGGTTTTCCGATTTATTCTACAAGTGTAAATTATTCGGGATTGCCCGTTTTAAGCAATATTAAAGACATAATAAGCGAGTTTGAAGATAAGGTTTCCTTGATAATTGACGGAGGAGAGCAAAAGGGTTTATCGTCTACAATCGTCGATTTGACTGATAAAGAACCTCGTATACTTAGGCAGGGTGCCCTGCACTTGGTCTTTTAA
- a CDS encoding septum formation initiator family protein, with protein sequence MKIYFRVLIPVFITIFAYTVLAVFLGPKGIYSKRFIELQRDALIDHVRTLRETGNDLDSLIRNLTYDPETIAIYAHELGYIYNNEGIIKLVNFNSGFGKDLNPGTILKIETPYFLSDYICKTIAASLGIIVIIFQMLAVKKRWLF encoded by the coding sequence ATGAAAATCTATTTTAGAGTGCTTATTCCCGTTTTTATCACTATTTTTGCTTACACTGTTTTAGCCGTTTTTTTGGGTCCTAAGGGAATATATTCAAAACGTTTTATAGAGCTCCAAAGAGACGCTCTTATAGATCACGTCCGGACTCTTAGGGAAACGGGAAATGATTTGGATAGTCTTATACGGAATTTGACATATGACCCTGAAACAATAGCTATTTATGCTCATGAACTCGGTTATATATACAATAATGAGGGAATAATCAAGCTTGTCAACTTTAATTCAGGCTTTGGGAAGGATTTAAATCCCGGAACAATCTTAAAAATTGAAACTCCATATTTTCTTTCAGATTATATATGCAAAACAATAGCTGCTTCTTTGGGAATAATTGTTATAATTTTTCAGATGTTGGCGGTAAAAAAAAGATGGTTATTTTAA